CATTGTTCCAAGAAGTCAGGATCAACCTTGGGCACTACTCACCTGCACATGCTACCCTAACcctttttttcattattgagATATACCACATCCTTTCTCTCAAACACAAAATAGTATTTTAGAATATTCTTGAAACTCTCCATTGTAACGAATATTTGTCCAACCTTAATTCAACCTCTCCATACTCTGTCTCCTCATTGAATGCGTTAAATGCAGTCCTTCCTTCATCATCTTCTGATACTAAACTGTTAAATGGCTCACTTTCATACTCATATGACTTCTCATAATCAGAATCTAACTCAATTCTATTTCTATCTTTTGTTGCAccaaccaaattttttttaaagcatttTTAGGCCCATCACCACTGCATATGTCAAACGCATCACCCCATCCAAATTCACACTACCTCCTTCATTCTTTTCAGGTCTAAAAACATGTGTCCTACTCCTTCCAGAAtacttctttaaatttttttttttatgtcctATGAGAAAGAGTTGGGCCACTCTTACTTAGGCCAGTCTTATCTACAATTTTTTTGCCAGCTTTATCATCTTTCACCTCAGCATTTACGTTCAAAATAGCTATTTTTCTTAGTGCACCtatcattctcttcttcttcaacatctcatttttttttgttcctcACTATTATCTGCATCTTCATATCCAGGAGGAGGAGGCTTGTAAAACTTATCTTCATTTGTTTTATATCCATCACCTGAAGATAATGAGTCACTCAAAATAACATTCTCACCTTGCTGGTCATTATCCACAACTTCAGGTACACTAACTAGATTATCAAAGTAGATGTGAATTTCATTAGTTTTCTTATTTCTACTTTTGttatttctcattttatttATCTCAGCATCGCCCTTCATTACATGCAAACCAGACTCAAAGTTAGGGGCCATGTTATCAAATCAATATGTGGTCTTGTAATTTGTGTAACCAAGCTCTCTTAGTAAAGCATCCAGATCGAAGAAGTTCACCAAATCAATATCAAGAGGTGTTcatttcttcactttttcattaATATAATCCATTTTACCTTGTGaatttctcttaaaaaaattttcataatgaaaaataagaacTACTTTAAACTCATCCATATGCAAATATGCACATCTAATCAAATTTCATTTCAACACACTAATATCCAACTATGACAGTGATATAAACCAATAACAAGCAACTTTATTTAGGTAACAAATTAATTAGCCAACTTTAAAATACTATTCACGCAAAAAAATACTATTCacgcaaaaaaatatattcagtGAACACTCCAACATCAACATGCAATTGGGAGAGAATAGTGCAATTGGGAGAAAATAGTGAATACtactaaattttaaaaccaTAAAACTTTACACCAACTTGGATGGTGACAATAGCTGCCTCCACTCAATGCCGTCAATGACATTGTCAATTTCGCAGTTACAGTTGTCATTTGGGACCCTGTCAGCGGTCTTGTCAGCAACGTACTCAATACAACTGCCAGATGCTTCGTTGAACATTTCTTATTTTGGCTGAAGAAGAGGACAAGAATTTGGTATTTCTGTAATTAAGGATTAGGGCTTGGGGTTATATATGACCTTACAACATTTTGTTTCAATAGAAAACcagaaacggcgtcgtttttggAGAATGGAGGAGGACAAATTGACCCTTGTCCATTCTCCCTAAATCAATGTGGTACTTAACTCTGAGTAACCCTCCACATCAGAGTCAGTGAATACCACGTAAGACTTTTCCGTCCACTTTGGTGAGGGGTTATAATGGAAGGGCCGCCTTGGCTCACTTTTGTCATGGACAAGGGTCGGGTCGGGTGTAATTTATTGACAGGAGTCGccttattctatttaaaaatggATAGAAACCGAATTGAATGTTTACTCTAAATAAAATAGTTAAGAGTATGATTTATCATTTATCTTGTTGTCAATAAATTTCTTCATTAGATTTATTATTTCATCACCACATTAAGATAGATCAATTTTTTGtgacaaatttttgaaaattaagaaaggAGATATTTACTGATTCATGAAAGTGACGGCTGAATGAATAATGAGCTATTAACtagcatattttaattttaatttttctgcaaTTATAATAAAACTCTATAATATAAATATCTCAAGACTGTCACTTTACCTAAATAAGAGGTTCATTTGAAATAATTCTTTGCAGAATTAGCACAGAAATTTTTGTGCTAAAagctaaataatataaatattaaatttaaaaatatttgacttTGTTCTCACTTTAATTAAGTGGgaattacttatttttattgaatcCATCATCTTTTACATGTTTTGTTTCAAATTTATCAAGTCAAACAacaaaattaagatttttatacaaatattaatttaactataattatgttttagtgtgtttatttatattttatttattattttattataaaataattattttaattgaaccacaattaaattgattaaattaataaatcaataattaaaacgGTTGAATACCTAATTCGAGGGCAATTTACGTATCTAAATTGTTTGAGCCCCAATATTACGTAAATACATTGTTTCCAAATTCAATACGCAAATGCATTGTTTCACTATTTTATGTAAACCGCTACTGGCAGTAGCGGTTTATAGGTGTGCATAAACCGCTACTACCTGCCGCGGTTTATGTGTGGGAGTGTGTGAGTGTAAACCGCTGCTGCCAGCAGCGGTTTACGTGCGTGTGTGTGTGAGTGTAAACCGCTACTGGCAGTAGCGGTTTACGTGTGATGCTTTGCCTATATAAACCGTGGTTGTAGCCGCGGATTATGCATTTAGATGGTTTGTGgagttttttagagagagaaaattctagagagaggtcAGAGCAAGTTGTGAGCGGGCCCGAGGTTTCTCAGCGGCGATTTCTGGGGAGTTATCATGGCAGTTATCATGGCAGGCAGGACCCTGTACCGACTGAACGGTGTTGCGCATATTGCCGGTTCTATTGGTGATGAGGTTagttaacatttatttttttctaggCTTTGCATATGTTAGTCAGAAAAATGGTAGGTTAGGTAGACGAATTAGAATTTATAGATTATTCCCTTTAGTTTGAAATTAGGCTTCGCATGCTAGGATGTTAGTTCACTGATTTTGGTTTAgtattttgagtttttcttgaTAAGTTATAAATATGCCTAGTTACCTGAATTTCAAATCCCTTCAATGAATGTTATGCTATATGGTGTTGGTTTAGTTTAGGGAAAGGGATAGTTGATGTTAGTGAATTATTATAGTTTGTTTAGGATATTTGTATGATAtgaagttttaaattttaaagctttacaatattttaaaatttctggATGTTATTTAGTAAAGTATGTGTGTTGTTATTTTCCCTATCGTGATTggggaattttttttaatactataTAGGAGAATTTGTTGATGGTTTAAGGTATTCGTATACGGTTAGATATGGGAATTTGTTTAAGGATAGGAGAATTTAATTGgactctatttttctttgttgttcTGTGCAGCCCACTAGGTGTATATACAGTGTGAGACGGCAACAGAATATGCCCATGCATGACAGGATCATCCCGTATTTAGAGAGGGCTGGATTGTACCATTTGGCAAGGCTAAACAGCCAATGGTTCTGGTTGGATGAGCCACTTGTTAGTGCGTTCGTTGAGAGGTGGCGTCCTGAGACGCATACGTTCCACATGCCTTTCGGAGAACGCACAGCGACATTGCAGGACGTGGCATTTCAGCTAGGGCTGCCTGTGGATGGGGAGGCTGTGAGTGGTTGCCTTGGTGAGTTTGAGAAATACATGGAGGGTGGCCGACCAGCTTGGGAGTGGTTTGAGGACCTATTCGGTGAGCGGCCTCCACCAAATAAGGTCAAGCAGATGACAGTACACTTTACATGGTTTCACGAGAGGTGTAGGTGCTACCACCAGATGCGAGCGAGGAGACTGTCCGCATCTACGCACGGGCCTACATCATGATGTTGTTATCGACTCAGTTATTTGGGGACAAGAGTGCGAACCGGGTACATATACGGTGGTTGCCATTTGTGGCAAACTTTGATCACATGGGCAGGTATAGCTGGGGGTCGGCCGCTTTGGCATGGCTGTACCGATGCATGTGTCGGGTAGCGAACAGGAATGTGACTAATCTTGCGGGCCCGCTCCAGTTGCTACAGAGTTGGATATTCTGGCGGTTTCCGTCTTTGAGGCCGGCCGGGTTTGAGGTTTTCTCTTTCCCGCTGGCATCCAGGTATGGGTTATGCCTTTTTAAGTTTAACAAATTTCTTGGGgttttttttaagtttgtgTCTCATATGACTTAAATTTAGGTGGTCTGCCTACTTACCTCCTAACGATGGAAAGGAGCAGAGGGTCATTAGGTATCGGCTTGCGTTGGATCGATTGACCGCTCGTGATGTAAGTTTTATAGCAGTTAgagtttcattttttgtttgctCTCTATTCGTGACTAGATATATACTTGTTGTTGTAATGTATGATGAGTTCTGAAATTTCAGATTGTATGGGAGCCCTACTCCGCGCTTGATGTACTTGCCGTGGTCCATCCAGAGATACTTACAGAGGAGCATAGTCGCATGCGGCGAGCCGTGACTACTTTGATATACTTTGCGGTCATCGAGTGGCATCAGGTTGACAGGGTTGTTCCACAGCTGGGTGGAGTACAGCATATCCCCGAGGATGCTTTGAATGCAGACTGGCTGCATGCTAAGGACGGTAGGGGAGGGGATAGGTAGTTTCCCCACTACTATCGGGTATGGCATGAGCACTGGGGGAACTGACTTGATGCAGTCATTTCCATTGAGCGAGTGGCAGATCCTGGCCCATCTGCTGATTACCTAGATTGGTGGTACCGCGAGGCTGAGCGGTTCCTTAGCTCGGGGGCTGCATTCGCGGATCCTAGAGGCACCCAGATACCTCCGGAGGCATTTCAGAGAGGATCCTCCTAGGTCCCACGCAGATCACAACTACCTGATATGCTAGACAACCATCGTGTTGAGAGACGCCGTCGTGTTGGTACTAGGGACACCGGTCGAGAGTGGAGGTGGTTACGTGATGCGATGCAGGAGGATGATGAAGGCGGAGAGGCTAGAGCTGAGGTCGATCATCGTGTTTGTCGGTCTAATGCCAGACGTGGGAGAACTGCAGATGCTACACAGTTCGGAGGTGGAGTTAGTGGGACCGCAGCGACTGAGGCTGGAGGGGAGACATTCACCAGCAGATCTTACTCTCAGATGCCGGAGTTGACGCCGACGATGACTATGGATTTAGATGATCAGCTGGTGAGTCCACGGTTTTATGCAGACTTTGCTGAGTTGATTAGGGATGATGCTGGCACGTCGAACATGCAGTTTGGTGGCCAGTCTTACCAGCAGCAGATGCCGAAGGTGCAGATGGAGACCGCAGCTTACCAGCCACATATGACGGAGATGCATTTCCTGCCACCTGATTATCATGGTCAGTATGGGGTGGATCTGAACGTGCCTGCAGGTAGCCCGTTGGATACTTGGTTCACCATGGGGGGCACCCCCTAGTCCGTGATCGGGTTAGACCATCCAGGTGATGACATTAGACAGGAGGCGGCCCGACCGACTCGAGTCAAGCGTCCCACTCGATGTGGGACAGGATCTCATCTCCTTGGTGACTTTCATGATGCTGCTAGAGATGATCGCGATGGTTAGTACCATGTGTTGTTGTTTTCCATTTATCGTTATGTTGTTTATGTTCCGCTTACGGACTTTATGTTTATTATCGTTGGATGACTGTTATTTTGGTTAGTTGTTACTTTATGTTTATGTCGATGGACTTTATGTTTATTCTCGTTGGAGGACTTTTACTTTGGTTAGTTTTTACTTTATGTTTATGTTGATGGAATTTATGTTTATCGATCGTATAGCTATGATGGAAATTAAGCACGATAAGTCTATAAAAGTGAAAATAACTACTGATATTATCATTAACATTGAAACCAATAAGACCTAAAACTCATAACTGATACAAGCAGACACATTTGTAATCACGAAGACTACGACAAACGaactaaataaagataaatCTATATCCCGCTAGTAGAACCTCGCTGAGGACAAACCCTTCGGGTATGACCGGGCTGCCTGCACAGGCCACACCTCTTAGGTCGGCTGGTGTCGGCTTCGTCCATGTTGTTGCGGATGCAGGTGGACTGTGGTCGTCCTTCTCTTGCCCTTCTCATGTCCGGGTCGGGGATCACTGTCGGCCCGTCATATGGTGGCCAAAGCCCCTCTGGAATACAAGGTGAAAAGGACATCTCATACACCTTAAAGACCTCAGACATGGTGTACACCTCCTCGCATCCTGTCCCTTGAAAGTGAGGGCAAAATTTGTAGCAACAGGTCGAATACAAAATGCCCGATAAGCATGGGGAGGTTGCCAACCACTATCGGGGGACTCTAGTGCAGCCTTGATGCCGTTGTCTATCAGAGATCACGAGAATACCTTGCTGTGGAGTGATATGCCTTCTAAGGTTCGAAAGAAAGTATGACCAAGACTCTGCGTTCTCCCCCTCCACGAGTGCAAACGCAATAGGCAAAATATTCGAGTTACCATCCTGTGCGATCGCCAACAATAATGTCCCGCCATACTTGCCATACAGGTGTGTGCCGTCGATGCTTACCAGCGGCTTACAGTGGCGGAAAGCCTCAATACACGGAGGGAATGTCCAAAACATCCGATGAAAGAAGACTCTATCTTCGTCAACTTGGTCACCCACCCTAACCGGGGACGTCTTCAGTAGAGCAATGGAACCTTCCATCGTGCATGTGACCCCAAGGATCCACCGAGGCAGATCAACATATGACTCCTCCCAATCGCCATATATTTGCGCTACTGCCTTCTACTTCGCCAACCACACCTTCCGATAACTAGGCCTGAATCCATAAGTCGCCTCCGTTGCCTCTTGCAACACCTTAATAGACACCGACGCATCAGCTCGAACCAATGGATAGATTCTTGCACAGATGACATGATAATCAAGCTGCTTGTGGTCGCTTGATATCGATGTGGCCATACACGTGTGCGAACCGTTGTACCTCCTAACTTCCCATGTGCTCTTCTTTTTCCGCATGACTATCCGAATCAACCACGTGCACTCGTTACCAAACTCCTTGCATTTCCCTTGGTATTTTAGATTGTCGGACTCCATAACCTTGTACTCAACTCCACGCCGAATACTGTAATCTTTTACACTCAACACGGCTTCCTCTTTACTCTGGAAGGATTGACCAATCTGAAATTCAGTCATAGATGTCCCATCATGCATCCCCTGCCCATCGAATGTTGCATTAGCATTCTGCTGTTGGCCGATGGCTTCCAAGTTCAAAGAAGAGAGGTGGGGAGGGTACTCCTGTGTTGCAGAACCGGAACCTCCATGGGCTGAACGTCCACCTCCAGGAATATCATCATCACTGTCCCCACTAATATCGACAGGCTCCTCATCCGAATCATCATCAAACAGTGCATTCTCAACTCGATCCGGTCCGGCATCGCATTCAAAATCAGGAACAACAGGACCAACATATGCATGAACAGCCCCAACACGTTCAGGCTCCGCATTCGGAACTGCCACTGCTACCACAGGCATCGATGTTGATGCACCACCAGCTGGGGTCGACTGAGGATTAGGTGCCGATGCCCCAGAGCTATCCACACCATCTTCCAACTTCGCAAACAGCTCAGTTACCCTCACCTCCAGAAAACTACGCCTGCAGTGAAACAAGACCTGCAAGTCTTCATCCGACCCGATCACGAAGGTCTCATATCTCACACCAGTTGAGACAACATCAATGGGAAtcttgtaaaataatttttttacccaCTTCGTCCCACAGGTACCGAGCTTCCGTAATATGCTTTGCTTAATCTCCGCCAACGTATTTGACGATCGGATAAAAACACTAAGCGGTTCTCTATCTGTGAATTTTACACCATGCCTTTTGCTCTTTTGAATTTTTCCAGAGCAGTGAACCAGAGCCACAAAACTATCCTCCCCCTCCATTTGTGAATAACACTCTACCTCTCCACATTTGGCCCCTCTACGGTTTATATAGGCAGCCCCATTCAGCCCATCACACGTAAACTGCTACTGGCAGTAGCGGTTTACACACACGTAAACCGCTACTACCAGTAGCGGTTTACACTTACACACACGCACGTAAACCGCTGCTGGCAACAGCGATTTACACTCACACACTCCCACACATAAACCGCGACAGGTAGTAGCGGTTTATACACACCTATAAACCGCTACTGCCAGTAGCGATTTACATAAAATAGTGAAACAATACATTTACGTATTAAATTTGGAAATAATGTATTTGCGTAATATTAGGGCTCAAACAATTTAGATACGTAAATTGCCCCTAATtcgatttttaaaatcttacctCTAATATATATCCTCAACTCTTAAC
This portion of the Arachis duranensis cultivar V14167 chromosome 6, aradu.V14167.gnm2.J7QH, whole genome shotgun sequence genome encodes:
- the LOC107492183 gene encoding uncharacterized protein LOC107492183, which codes for MEGEDSFVALVHCSGKIQKSKRHGVKFTDREPLSVFIRSSNTLAEIKQSILRKLGTCGTKWVKKLFYKIPIDVVSTGVRYETFVIGSDEDLQVLFHCRRSFLEVRVTELFAKLEDGVDSSGASAPNPQSTPAGGASTSMPVVAVAVPNAEPERVGAVHAYVGPVVPDFECDAGPDRVENALFDDDSDEEPVDISGDSDDDIPGGGRSAHGGSGSATQEYPPHLSSLNLEAIGQQQNANATFDGQGMHDGTSMTEFQIGQSFQSKEEAVLSVKDYSIRRGVEYKVMESDNLKYQGKCKEFGNECTWLIRIVMRKKKSTWEVRRYNGSHTCMATSISSDHKQLDYHVICARIYPLVRADASVSIKVLQEATEATYGFRPSYRKVWLAK